In one Cottoperca gobio chromosome 12, fCotGob3.1, whole genome shotgun sequence genomic region, the following are encoded:
- the lmo4a gene encoding LIM domain transcription factor LMO4a, with the protein MVNSRVEAPTVAVMGGAGAAAGRLCAGCGGRIADRFLLFSMERYWHTRCLKCSCCHAQLGEYSSTCYSKGGMILCKNDYIRLFGHSGACSACGQSIPASEMVMRAQGNVYHLKCFTCATCRNRLVPGDRFHYVNGTIFCEHDRPGGGLLSGHPTPLQANSMMSDQKVC; encoded by the exons ATGGTGAACAGCAGGGTGGAGGCGCCCACAGTGGCAGTGATGGGCGGGGCCGGGGCTGCAGCGGGGAGGTTGTGCGCAGGATGTGGAGGTCGAATCGCAGACCGCTTCCTGCTCTTCTCCATGGAGCGTTACTGGCACACACGATGTCTCAAGTGCTCCTGCTGCCACGCTCAGCTGGGCGAGTACAGCAGCACCTGCTACAGCAAAGGAGGCATGATCCTCTGCAAGAACGACTACATCAG GCTGTTTGGACACAGTGGAGCCTGCAGTGCTTGTGGACAGTCTATACCTGCAAGTGAGATGGTGATGCGAGCACAAGGCAATGTTTACCACCTTAAG TGTTTTACCTGTGCGACCTGTAGGAACCGGCTGGTCCCTGGCGATCGCTTTCACTACGTCAATGGGACGATCTTCTGTGAACATGACCGGCCGGGAGGAGGTCTGCTCAGTGGACATCCAACTCCCCTGCAGGCCAACAGCATGATGTCTGACCAGAAG Gtctgctga
- the lrsam1 gene encoding LOW QUALITY PROTEIN: E3 ubiquitin-protein ligase LRSAM1 (The sequence of the model RefSeq protein was modified relative to this genomic sequence to represent the inferred CDS: inserted 1 base in 1 codon), producing the protein MPLFFRKRKPSEDSQKRLEYQLCRSKEAGADDILDLSACELSEVPSSAFSICKVLQKKVLILHNNELRSMLPKGCDICTLATLKVLDLHENKLASLPEDIGKLASLQILNVEKNCLKALPDCIGDLRLLQTLNLKGNCLSELPSSVGSLRSLRTLDLSDNNVVQLPKALVYIRTLESFILDAAMMSYPPASVCTEGTESIQRFLCSELGEEYCXPSQYLLPVLESECSKHNSDCVDGLDLAWQSKFSDYEKRKEQKQQEKQAFEWQLEEKKKEHTQFMLMNTSRKESILNSVRQEHERLELGLSQQQRAQEAERLLVLERVRRAEDGISSRISNMLLEKTRQKKSAEFLQAMEEDRIRMEHLTAITQEEANSLRKKEVAVAMQKMLSDSCVMSLLQEASDFRRKSLVSEASRSMESLDRKFDKMLSLQVLDNSKAIAHILQEEEMQKAAFQALQLQKDAVHGYIRNQIKLIEGELMQLTRLEIKRRNLDAENLQEVMVEQRTALGDLLQQFLKQREQREQELRQVLVEMELKSESNQQNYWMIQYQRLLDAKPLSLRMQEAGVEKELVNLLCKLSAQHYLPILAHHRVTTKALHHMNSSDLKKLGINEMGIQKALLNWARECYPQGACKAVQQEEEEAEVVPTAPSPFSPPTLSNTSTFQIPSPPLTPGTPVTPSAPSPVEGPGSSECVVCMETGSQVIFLPCGHVCCCQGCNEALQNCPLCRSNISQRIRLYHS; encoded by the exons ATGCCTCTGTTCTTCAGAAAGAGGAAACCCAGCGAGGACTCCCAGAAGAGACTGGAATATCAGCTGTGCCGG TCTAAGGAGGCAGGTGCTGATGACATCCTGGACCTGTCAGCTTGTGAGCTCTCAGAG GTTCCCTCGTCTGCCTTTTCCATTTGCAAGGTGCTACAGAAAAAG GTCCTTATCCTCCATAACAACGAGCTGAGGTCAATGCTTCCCAAAGGATGTGACATCTGCACTCTAGCCACTTTAAAG GTTCTGGACCTACATGAGAACAAGCTAGCTTCACTGCCAGAAGACATTGGGAAGCTGGCGTCACTGCAG ATTCTGAATGTGGAGAAGAACTGTCTAAAGGCCCTGCCGGACTGCATCGGGGATCTGCGGCTTCTTCAGACACTTAATTTGAAAG GCAACTGTCTCAGTGAGCTGCCGTCCTCGGTTGGTTCTTTGAGAAGCTTGCGCACTTTGGACCTGAGTGACAACAACGTGGTCCAGCTCCCCAAAGCTCTGGTCTACATCCGCACCCTAGAG AGCTTTATACTGGATGCTGCCATGATGTCCTACCCACCTGCATCTGTGTGTACAGAGGGTACAGAGAGTATCCAGCGCTTCCTATGCTCCG AGCTGGGAGAGGAGTACT CCCCATCCCAGTATCTCCTGCCGGTGCTGGAGAGTGAGTGCAGCAAACACAACTCTGACTGTGTGGATGGCTTGGATTTGGCCTGGCAG AGCAAATTCAGTGACTATGAGAAGAGGAAG gagcagaagcagcaggagaagcaggCTTTCGAGtggcagctggaggagaagaaaaaagagcacACCCAGTTTATGCTCATGAACACCTCCCGCAAGGAAAGCATCCTCAACTCAGTCCGACAG GAGCATGAGCGTCTGGAGCTGGGCCTCAGCCAGCAGCAGAGGGCTCAGGAGGCCGAGAGGCTGCTGGTGCTGGAGAGAGTCAGACGAGCTGAAGACGGCATCAGCAGTCGCATCAGCAACATGCTGCTGGAGAAAACCAG GCAGAAAAAAAGTGCAGAGTTTCTTCAAGCCATGGAGGAAGATCG GATCCGTATGGAGCATCTGACTGCCATCACACAGGAAGAAGCCAACTCGCtgaggaagaaggaggtggcAG TGGCCATGCAGAAGATGCTGTCAGACAGCTGTGTTATGAGCCTCCTCCAGGAGGCTAGTGACTTTCGCAGAAAGAGCCTGGTGTCTGAGGCCTCCAgaag TATGGAGAGTTTGGACAGGAAGTTTGATAAGATGCTGTCCCTCCAGGTTTTGGACAACTCTAAAGCCATCGCCCACATCTTGCAGGAG gaggagatgcAGAAAGCAGCGTTCCAGGCCCTGCAGCTGCAGAAAGATGCCGTACACGGCTACATCCGCAACCAG ATCAAGCTCATAGAGGGTGAATTAATGCAGCTGACTAGATTGGAGATCAAAAGACGCAATCTGGATGCAGAGAACCTGCAG gaggttATGGTGGAGCAGCGAACAGCTCTCGGTGATTTGTTGCAGCAGTTCCtgaagcagagagagcagagagagcaggagcTGCGGCAGGTTCTG GTGGAGATGGAGCTAAAGTCTGAGTCCAACCAGCAGAACTACTGGATGATCCAGTATCAGAGACTTTTGGATGCCAAGCCCCTGTCACTGCGTATGCAG GAAGCGGGCGTAGAGAAGGAATTGGTCAACCTGTTATGTAAACTGTCAGCTCAGCACTACCTGCCCATCCTGGCTCATCATCGGGTGACAACTAAGGCCCTTCACCACATGAACTCCTCTGACCTCAAGAAG CTTGGCATTAATGAAATGGGAATCCAGAAAGCTCTTCTCAACTGGGCTCGGGAATGCTACCCTCAAG GAGCTTGTAAGGCtgtccagcaggaggaggaggaggcagaggtcGTCCCCACAGCTCCATCCCCTTTCTCCCCTCCAACACTTTCCAACACCTCCACCTTCCAGATCCCCAGCCCACCGCTCACCCCAGGGACCCCCGTCACCCCCTCAGCCCCCAGCCCTGTGGAGGGACCAGGGAGCTCAGAGTGTGTGGTCTGCATGGAGACCGGG TCGCAGGTCATCTTCCTGCCCTGTGGTCATGTATGCTGTTGTCAGGGCTGCAACGAGGCTCTGCAGAACTGCCCTCTGTGTCGTAGCAACATATCGCAGCGCATACGCCTCTACCACAGCTAG